The Bacillus sp. FJAT-27916 genomic interval TCGTCTTTCTCCTCATCCTTCACGACTGATTTAATCATACCGCGTTTGTATGTATCATCCCGGATCCACTTTCGGAAGGCTGGGTTATCTGCGATTATCTCAGCAATGATATCTCTCGCCCCCACTAAGGCTTCCTCAGCGGATTCAACTCCTTTTTCGCTATCGATATAATGCGCTGCCTCCTGAAGCGGGCTGCCGGACACAGGGCATGCGATAGCCCACTCAGCAAGCGGCTCAAGTCCTTTTTCCTTCGCGACAGTCGCCTTCGTACGGCGTTTTTGTTTATAAGGACGATATAGATCCTCTATCATTTGTAATTTCGTTGCTTGCACAATTTCCTTACGCAGCTCAGGCGTTAATTTCCCCTGTTCTTCAATAATACGCAGGACCTCTTCCTTGCGCTTCTCCAGATTGTCCAGGTATGACCATTTCTCCGAGATTGTCCTAATCTGCACCTCATCGAGCGAGCCGGTCATTTCTTTACGGTAACGCGCAATGAAAGGAATGGTATTTCCTTCTTCCAGAAGCGTCAGTACATTAGCAGCCTGCTTTTCTTTGACGGAAGCCTGATTGGCTATTAGGCGAATTAGTTCCTCTTTGGATTTCATTCAATCTAACCTTTCTATTAGGGCTTTTCTCTTAATAGTACCACATTCCTTATACTGGAATCACAGGGGGGAGTTCAGACATAAAAAAAGAAGCCTCTTGTTTCATTCAAGTAGACTTCCGAATATAAATGTTATGTCATCTGAGGCAGCTGAATTCGTATGTTCCAGCTGCTTAGCTGATACTTCCAGGGATCCTGAGAGCCCGAAAAAGTTCTTTGTGCCCCTCATTTCAAACCCATCTGAATGAATCAAGAATCTCGAATTAGGTATATAGGAAAATTCCTGTGTATGAAAATGCTGCTTCCTCCCAGACATATAGCCTGTCACCGGAAGAGGGTAAACCAATTTGCCGCCATTTGGCGGATAAAGATAAAACCGGATATTCCCAACACAGCTGTAGCGGAATCTCTTCTCCTTGAAATAAACCTTAAAGATAGCAACTGCCGCTCCCCTCTTCTGAACGAGCACTCGGTTGCACCGATCCATTAATGAGTCCACATCTTCCTCATGGCAGTCACGAACTACATCAGTCACTGCGCGCGAGGATTCATGAGCAAATTCACCTGACCCTAGACCATCCGCCAATACACAAATGAAATAATCATCAGTTGCCAAGAAAAAGTAATCATCCCCACATAAGGCCTTGCCGTTCTTAGACGATTGAGCGGCAATTGCCTCAACCTTGCTATCCCGCAGGATTTCATGTTTCACTGAATATACTCCGAGTTCTCAGCGTTAATCGCTTCTTGCAGTTTCTTAATGGCTCTTCTCTGCAAGCGGGATACATGCATTTGCGAGATGCCAAGCCTGTCGCCAGCCTCTTTCTGACTTAAGTTCTCAAGGTACGTATATTGGATGATTTTCTTCTCCCGGTCACTTAGAACGTGCAAGACCTTCTCAAGCACCAAGCGTTGATTTACCTTTTCATACCCTTCATCTATATTCCCGAAGATATCTAACAACGTCACGGTGCCTCCATCTGAGTCCGCTTCTATAGAATGGTCAACAGACAAGGCTTGATAGCTCTTGCTCATCTCCATTGCCTCAAGAACTTCTTCTTCAGAAACATCCAAGTATCTGGCGATCTCTTCTATCTTTGGAGAACGATGTAATGTTGAGGTTAGTTCTTCTACGGTTGTCTTAATCTTGGGGCCTAGTTCTTTAATTCTGCGCGGCACATGAACACTCCACGTCTTATCACGTAGAAAGCGTTTAATCTCCCCAATAATAGTCGGAACAGCGAATGCCTCAAAGCTTTTGCCAAAGGAATCATCATACCGGCGAATTGCCCCGAGCAGGCCAATCATGCCCACCTGAATGATATCCTCATGATAAGATTTCCCTTTGGAATATTTCCTTGCGATTGTTTCGACTAAACCTTGGTAATGGAGGACGAGTTGATTTTGTGCTTCCTGGTCTCCATTCTCTTGATATGCCTTAATCCACTGGGTGACTTGTTCCTTAGTTTGAGCTCTGATTTCTTCGTTAGTTTGAGATTGTCTCTGCATCACTCTCCACCTGCTCCCCCTCAAGAAACTTCGTCATGAACACTGTCACACCCTCATTCTGGTGTATTTTAACCTCATCCATGAGCGTCTCAATCAGATAT includes:
- the sigB gene encoding RNA polymerase sigma factor SigB; amino-acid sequence: MQRQSQTNEEIRAQTKEQVTQWIKAYQENGDQEAQNQLVLHYQGLVETIARKYSKGKSYHEDIIQVGMIGLLGAIRRYDDSFGKSFEAFAVPTIIGEIKRFLRDKTWSVHVPRRIKELGPKIKTTVEELTSTLHRSPKIEEIARYLDVSEEEVLEAMEMSKSYQALSVDHSIEADSDGGTVTLLDIFGNIDEGYEKVNQRLVLEKVLHVLSDREKKIIQYTYLENLSQKEAGDRLGISQMHVSRLQRRAIKKLQEAINAENSEYIQ
- a CDS encoding PP2C family serine/threonine-protein phosphatase, which encodes MKHEILRDSKVEAIAAQSSKNGKALCGDDYFFLATDDYFICVLADGLGSGEFAHESSRAVTDVVRDCHEEDVDSLMDRCNRVLVQKRGAAVAIFKVYFKEKRFRYSCVGNIRFYLYPPNGGKLVYPLPVTGYMSGRKQHFHTQEFSYIPNSRFLIHSDGFEMRGTKNFFGLSGSLEVSAKQLEHTNSAASDDITFIFGSLLE